In Streptomyces sp. NBC_00433, a single genomic region encodes these proteins:
- a CDS encoding alpha/beta hydrolase family protein: MGIVTVDPGMLDRLADSCEGKARDDIPRALARAAALSAADKVAGLKPLQSYLTDTARDLRAKAGGLRDPGTDPFASLAAFGLPTGFAAGSPDADRLKADLAGLLAAHGDDPPAVRAQAVKDFFGTLTPLRQAELADAEPGVVGNLDGVPPTVRFAANRIGIQREYARESAYFRTLRPDDPAYKRTGARVDTLRGFLNPREQKLVDPGTGRIATREVPRQFLVFDPAAGSVADPEAAPYPDGRVAEVVGDLTTAAHVAFRIPGITNRLDNFDGFGEGGYNLVQDGANGVEQQDTAVVSWLGYDTPELGDSVDPSKAVAGGRALADFTAGISVDLRPDATTDVFAHSYGTLCTSKALQDGMRVGAVVFMGSPGLGPDITSAADFHLPDTRFFAMRAPEDLVSYTQGLGSDPADFPDITRLATSGATAHSDYYDKDTEALANLQRVLFGGAQGLTFTHTTLDEEMTGAAEIRELVSFLHARVPPGVVARMGADLDPILQDVLAGRTSYAAALEPVNAVLNSHGMLDRVTPDDLRDELVGLAGDLAYKQAYQAARERDVPDPVARSLAATAEFTARGAAFAVTVPVVKVLEADRSQNDVRQLWTGVARDAGRVADDGAGAWRDLTSGDLPGLARDAGDTVDAVADAGRTAAGRGADLVRSAGDFLNPFG, translated from the coding sequence ATGGGGATAGTGACGGTGGATCCGGGCATGCTCGACCGGCTGGCCGATTCCTGTGAGGGCAAAGCCCGGGACGACATCCCGCGGGCCCTCGCACGGGCCGCGGCACTGTCCGCCGCCGACAAGGTCGCGGGCCTCAAGCCGCTCCAGTCCTATCTCACCGACACCGCACGGGACCTGCGTGCCAAGGCAGGCGGCCTGCGCGACCCCGGCACGGACCCCTTCGCCTCGCTGGCCGCCTTCGGCCTGCCCACCGGATTCGCCGCCGGCTCCCCCGATGCCGACCGGCTCAAAGCGGACCTGGCCGGTCTGCTCGCGGCCCACGGGGACGACCCGCCCGCCGTCAGGGCCCAGGCCGTGAAGGACTTCTTCGGCACCCTCACCCCGCTGCGACAGGCCGAACTGGCCGACGCCGAGCCCGGAGTCGTCGGCAATCTCGACGGTGTCCCGCCCACCGTCCGCTTCGCCGCGAACCGCATCGGCATCCAGCGGGAATACGCCAGGGAGTCGGCCTACTTCCGGACGCTCCGGCCGGACGACCCCGCGTACAAGCGGACCGGCGCCCGTGTCGACACGCTGCGCGGCTTCCTCAACCCGCGTGAGCAGAAGCTCGTCGACCCGGGGACCGGGCGGATCGCCACCCGCGAAGTCCCCCGACAGTTCCTGGTCTTCGACCCCGCGGCCGGCAGCGTCGCCGACCCCGAGGCGGCGCCGTATCCGGACGGCCGGGTGGCCGAGGTGGTCGGCGATCTGACGACCGCCGCGCATGTGGCCTTCCGGATTCCCGGCATCACCAACCGCCTGGACAATTTCGACGGGTTCGGCGAGGGCGGCTACAACCTGGTGCAGGACGGGGCGAACGGCGTCGAGCAGCAGGACACCGCCGTCGTCAGCTGGCTCGGCTACGACACACCCGAGCTCGGCGACTCCGTCGACCCGTCGAAGGCGGTGGCCGGCGGGCGGGCGCTGGCCGACTTCACGGCCGGGATATCGGTGGACCTCAGACCGGACGCGACCACGGACGTCTTCGCGCACAGCTACGGAACCCTGTGCACCAGCAAGGCACTTCAGGACGGCATGCGCGTCGGCGCCGTCGTGTTCATGGGCAGCCCCGGCCTCGGCCCGGACATCACGTCGGCCGCCGACTTCCACCTGCCGGACACGCGCTTCTTCGCGATGCGCGCGCCGGAGGACCTGGTGTCGTACACCCAGGGCCTGGGCAGCGACCCGGCGGACTTCCCCGACATCACCCGGCTCGCCACGAGCGGCGCCACCGCGCACTCGGACTACTACGACAAGGACACCGAGGCGCTGGCGAACCTCCAGCGCGTCCTCTTCGGCGGCGCCCAGGGCCTCACCTTCACGCACACCACCCTGGACGAGGAGATGACCGGCGCCGCGGAGATACGGGAGCTGGTGTCCTTCCTGCACGCGAGGGTGCCGCCCGGCGTGGTCGCGCGGATGGGCGCCGACCTCGACCCGATCCTGCAGGACGTCCTGGCCGGGCGCACCTCGTACGCCGCCGCGCTGGAGCCCGTCAACGCGGTGCTGAACTCCCACGGCATGCTCGACCGCGTCACCCCCGACGACCTGCGCGACGAACTGGTCGGCCTGGCCGGGGACCTGGCGTACAAGCAGGCCTACCAGGCGGCCAGGGAACGGGATGTCCCCGACCCGGTGGCCAGGTCCCTCGCCGCCACGGCGGAGTTCACCGCGCGCGGCGCGGCCTTCGCGGTGACGGTGCCGGTGGTGAAGGTGCTGGAGGCCGACCGGTCGCAGAACGACGTCCGGCAGCTGTGGACCGGGGTGGCCCGTGACGCGGGCCGGGTCGCGGACGACGGCGCCGGCGCGTGGCGGGACCTCACCTCGGGCGACCTGCCGGGGCTCGCGCGGGACGCGGGCGACACGGTGGACGCCGTCGCCGACGCCGGGAGGACCGCGGCCGGCAGGGGGGCGGACCTCGTCAGGTCCGCCGGGGACTTCCTGAACCCGTTCGGCTGA
- a CDS encoding DUF642 domain-containing protein gives MAGDITNPDFAEPGIGVAPKHKVFTVKNADGIPGWEVTQDAVQLVALAPGAGPAGSGGGQALRLKGEDPGHVGAVSQTVPTTPGRKTSISWMESPDPAGRPEASAAEQEYAVVVRPVETPKGPGLTKEAFAPAVSAGPAWVRRSVEFTPSGANVTVEFGAGLPGALSPLITGLALATGDGRTRPPVLFGTVTGSPVTAEPDETIPLTFAVGNRTAAPAYGAKATVVFRPLPPLAPATGGTGTLTFPGRELIAAEPPAQGAFKVTVPPDTAPGTYQAVADISYDGAPVADGTLTWLIEVVAARTRTGTDMDETGLSTSR, from the coding sequence ATGGCCGGCGACATCACCAACCCCGACTTCGCGGAGCCCGGCATCGGGGTCGCGCCGAAGCACAAGGTCTTCACCGTCAAGAACGCCGACGGCATCCCCGGCTGGGAGGTCACCCAGGACGCCGTCCAGCTCGTCGCGCTGGCGCCCGGCGCGGGCCCCGCCGGGTCCGGCGGCGGACAGGCGCTGCGGCTCAAGGGCGAGGACCCCGGGCACGTCGGGGCTGTCAGCCAGACCGTGCCGACCACCCCGGGCCGCAAGACCTCCATCAGCTGGATGGAGTCGCCCGACCCCGCAGGGCGGCCGGAGGCGAGCGCCGCCGAGCAGGAGTACGCGGTGGTGGTCCGCCCGGTCGAGACGCCCAAGGGTCCGGGCCTGACGAAGGAGGCCTTCGCGCCCGCCGTGAGCGCGGGGCCCGCCTGGGTCCGCCGCTCGGTCGAATTCACCCCGTCGGGTGCGAACGTGACCGTCGAGTTCGGCGCCGGCCTCCCCGGCGCGCTGTCCCCGCTGATCACCGGCCTCGCCCTGGCCACCGGCGACGGGCGTACGCGGCCGCCGGTCCTCTTCGGCACGGTGACCGGCAGCCCGGTGACCGCCGAGCCGGACGAGACGATCCCGCTGACCTTCGCCGTCGGCAACCGCACCGCCGCCCCCGCGTACGGCGCGAAGGCGACCGTCGTCTTCCGGCCGCTGCCGCCGCTCGCGCCGGCCACGGGCGGCACCGGCACCCTCACCTTCCCCGGCAGGGAACTCATCGCGGCGGAGCCGCCCGCGCAGGGCGCCTTCAAGGTGACCGTCCCGCCCGACACCGCGCCGGGTACCTACCAGGCCGTCGCCGACATCTCCTACGACGGCGCCCCGGTCGCCGACGGCACGCTGACCTGGCTGATCGAGGTGGTGGCCGCCCGCACCCGCACCGGCACGGACATGGACGAGACCGGGCTGTCGACCTCCCGGTGA
- the fahA gene encoding fumarylacetoacetase — protein MSTESPFTVPHDDPFGPHNLPYGVFRTAAEPRPRIGVRYGDRVLDAGAAARAAGAPPEVAELLAAPVLNPLLAAGRPAWTRVRTALTAWLTGEAYREAVGPLLVPLAEVELQLPFEVADYVDFYASEHHAVNVGRIFRAGADPLTPNWKHLPIGYHGRAGTVVVSGSPVVRPCGQRRAAGEAAPSYGPSLRLDVEAELGFVVGGASERGSRVAMADADDHVFGVCLLNDWSARDVQAWEYVPLGPFLGKSFATSVSPWVVPLEALAHARTAPPARDTPLLPYLDDSAVRPPCGLDIAMELRLNGHTVSRPPFAAMYWTYAQMVAHMTVNGASLRPGDLFASGTVSGPAADSVGALIELTRGGEQPVELPDGSSRAFLEDGDEVVIRATAPGPGGVRVGLGEVAGRVEPAR, from the coding sequence TTGAGCACCGAGAGCCCGTTCACCGTGCCGCACGACGATCCTTTCGGGCCGCACAACCTGCCCTACGGGGTCTTCCGCACCGCCGCGGAACCGCGCCCGCGCATCGGGGTCCGCTACGGCGACCGGGTGCTGGACGCGGGGGCCGCGGCACGGGCGGCGGGTGCGCCGCCCGAGGTCGCGGAGCTGCTGGCCGCGCCGGTGCTGAACCCGCTGCTGGCCGCGGGGCGCCCGGCCTGGACCCGGGTGCGGACGGCGCTCACCGCGTGGCTGACGGGCGAGGCGTACCGCGAGGCGGTCGGGCCGCTGCTGGTGCCGCTCGCCGAGGTGGAGCTCCAACTGCCCTTCGAGGTCGCCGACTACGTCGACTTCTACGCCTCGGAGCACCACGCGGTGAATGTCGGCCGGATCTTCCGGGCCGGGGCGGACCCGCTGACGCCGAACTGGAAGCACCTGCCGATCGGCTACCACGGCAGGGCGGGCACCGTCGTGGTGTCGGGCTCCCCCGTGGTGCGGCCGTGCGGGCAGCGAAGGGCGGCGGGCGAGGCGGCGCCGTCGTACGGGCCCTCGCTGCGGCTGGACGTCGAGGCGGAGCTGGGCTTCGTGGTGGGCGGCGCCTCCGAGCGCGGCTCGCGGGTCGCGATGGCCGACGCGGACGACCACGTCTTCGGGGTGTGCCTGCTCAACGACTGGTCGGCGCGCGATGTGCAGGCCTGGGAATACGTGCCGCTCGGGCCCTTCCTCGGGAAGTCCTTCGCCACGTCGGTCTCGCCGTGGGTGGTCCCGCTGGAGGCGCTGGCCCACGCCAGGACGGCCCCGCCGGCGCGTGACACCCCGCTGCTCCCCTATCTCGACGACAGCGCCGTGCGGCCGCCCTGCGGCCTCGACATCGCTATGGAGCTGCGGCTCAACGGGCACACGGTCTCCCGGCCGCCCTTCGCCGCGATGTACTGGACCTACGCGCAGATGGTGGCGCACATGACGGTGAACGGGGCGAGCCTTCGCCCCGGCGACCTCTTCGCCTCCGGCACGGTCAGCGGGCCGGCCGCGGACAGCGTGGGCGCGCTGATCGAGCTGACCCGCGGCGGCGAGCAGCCGGTGGAGCTGCCGGACGGCAGCAGCCGGGCCTTCCTTGAGGACGGCGACGAGGTCGTCATCAGGGCGACCGCGCCCGGTCCCGGCGGTGTGCGGGTCGGCCTCGGCGAGGTCGCGGGCCGGGTCGAGCCCGCCCGCTGA
- a CDS encoding SDR family NAD(P)-dependent oxidoreductase — MTATIQDFHDLGPEEDAPGIDPARLEVCLAVLAELDELPVDHPDAIAVRRATAGVYRMVKQRRRQERRAAKTANDKAVTEATATGAADRIDDETLGIQLTASVSTEIAGILERPRSCYVCKTRYVEVDAFYHQLCQDCARENRARRDARTDLTGRRALLTGGRAKIGMYIALRLLRDGAHTTITTRFPSDAVRRFKAMPDSDRWIHRLKIVGIDLRDPAQVVALADSVAADGPLDILINNAAQTVRRSPGAYRELVAAEAAPLPAGELPATEVFGAFGSGAQTAAALPAPRGEALTAQDVTDLALVSGSASLARIEAGTAIDAGGLVPDLDATNTWVQTVSEVDPVELLEVQLCNVTAPFVLVSRLRPAMAAAAARRKYVVNVSAMEGQFSRGYKGAGHPHTNMAKAALNMLTRTSAQEMLDTDGILMTAVDTGWITDERPHPDKIRLAAEGFHAPLDLVDGAARVYDPIVRGEQGEDLYGCFLKDYAPAAW; from the coding sequence ATGACGGCGACAATCCAGGACTTCCACGACCTCGGACCGGAGGAGGACGCGCCCGGCATCGACCCGGCACGCCTCGAGGTCTGCCTGGCCGTGCTCGCCGAACTCGACGAGCTGCCCGTCGACCACCCCGACGCCATCGCCGTCCGCCGCGCCACCGCCGGCGTCTACCGCATGGTCAAGCAGCGCCGCCGCCAGGAGCGCAGGGCCGCCAAGACCGCCAACGACAAGGCCGTGACCGAGGCCACCGCCACCGGCGCCGCCGACCGCATCGACGACGAGACGCTCGGCATCCAGTTGACCGCCTCGGTCAGCACCGAGATCGCCGGCATCCTGGAGCGCCCCCGCTCCTGCTACGTCTGCAAGACCCGCTACGTCGAGGTCGACGCCTTCTACCACCAGCTCTGCCAGGACTGCGCCCGGGAGAACCGGGCCAGGCGCGACGCCCGCACCGACCTGACCGGGCGCCGCGCCCTGCTCACCGGCGGCCGCGCCAAGATCGGCATGTACATCGCGCTGCGGCTGCTGCGGGACGGCGCGCACACCACCATCACCACCCGCTTCCCCAGCGACGCCGTCCGCCGCTTCAAGGCCATGCCCGACAGCGACCGGTGGATACACCGGCTCAAGATCGTCGGCATCGACCTGCGCGACCCCGCCCAGGTGGTCGCCCTCGCCGACTCCGTCGCCGCCGACGGCCCGCTGGACATCCTGATCAACAACGCCGCACAGACCGTACGCCGCTCCCCGGGCGCCTACCGCGAACTGGTCGCCGCGGAGGCCGCCCCGCTGCCGGCCGGCGAACTGCCCGCCACCGAGGTCTTCGGCGCCTTCGGCAGCGGCGCGCAGACCGCCGCCGCGCTGCCCGCCCCCCGCGGCGAGGCGCTCACCGCGCAGGACGTCACCGACCTCGCGCTGGTCAGCGGGTCCGCCTCGCTCGCCAGGATCGAGGCCGGCACCGCCATCGACGCCGGCGGCCTGGTGCCCGACCTGGACGCGACCAACACCTGGGTGCAGACCGTCAGCGAGGTCGACCCGGTCGAGCTGCTCGAAGTCCAGCTGTGCAATGTGACCGCGCCCTTCGTCCTGGTCAGCCGGCTGCGACCGGCAATGGCCGCGGCGGCCGCCCGCCGCAAATACGTGGTCAACGTCTCCGCCATGGAGGGCCAGTTCTCCCGCGGCTACAAGGGTGCGGGCCACCCGCACACCAACATGGCCAAAGCCGCGCTCAACATGCTCACCCGCACCAGCGCGCAGGAGATGCTCGACACCGACGGCATCCTCATGACCGCCGTCGACACCGGCTGGATCACCGACGAGCGCCCCCACCCCGACAAGATCCGCCTCGCCGCCGAGGGCTTCCACGCCCCCCTCGACCTCGTCGACGGCGCCGCACGCGTGTACGACCCGATCGTGCGCGGCGAGCAGGGCGAGGACCTCTACGGCTGCTTCCTGAAGGACTACGCCCCCGCCGCGTGGTGA